The window ATTTTGGTCTGTATTGGGGACAAAAACTGGTGAATACCTTAAGAGCCTTGCACGACGTAAAGTTTAACGTTGATAATGCAGATGAAACAGAGGAAGATGAAGAGGAAGATATGACGAACGAAGAATTATGATTGTAAAAAGAACGATAACGAAAGAAGATATCTCTGAAATGCCGAAGGTTTCTTTCGAAGGCAAAATAATAGTGATTTGTACGGAAAAAGATGCCCAACGAGCTGTGGCTTTCTTGAGTAATTATCCAGCTTTGGGCATAGACAGTGAAACAAAGCCCTCTTTCGTTAAAGGGAAGTCGCATAAAGTTTCCTTGTTGCAGATTTCTACGGACGATTATTGTTTCCTTTTTCGCTTAAACTTGATAGGTCTTCATAAGGCGCTGATTGATTTACTCGAAAATCCGTCAATCGTTAAAGTAGGACTTTCACTAAAAGATGATTTTCTTGCCTTGCGCAAGAGGGTCTCTTTCAAGCAACAGAACTGCATAGAATTACAGGAGTTTGTGAAGCCATTCGGTATACTGGATAAAAGCCTGCAAAAGATATATGCAATCCTTTTTGGTCACAAGATATCCAAAGCACAGCGCTTGTCCAACTGGGAAGCAGAGACCTTAAGCCCTTCGCAGCAGGTATATGCCGCTACAGATGCATGGACTTGCCTGAAAATTTATAACTTGCTTCAGGAGTTGCATCAAACGGGTAATTATGTGAAAGAGGAGATAGTAGAACCGGTAATTGAAGAAAAAGAAAAAGAAAAAGAATAAATAAATGACTTACAAAAAAGTTTATCTGAAATCAGGGAAAGAAGAATCGTTGAAGCGTTTCCATCCCTGGATTTTTTCAGGCGCAATCAGCCGCTTCGAGGGAGAACCTGAAGAGGGAGAAATTGTAGATATATATACCTCAAAAAAAGAGTTCATTGCTTTAGGCCACTTTCAGATAGGCAGCATCGCTGTAAGAGTTCTCTCTTTTAAACAAGAAGAGATAAATCTGGATTTCTGGGTTAGAAAGCTGGAAGTTGCCTATGATCTGCGTAAGGGGATTGGATTGGCTGGGAATCCTACTAATAATACATATCGGTTAGTACATGGTGAAGGTGACAACCTTCCCGGACTGATTATTGATGTATATGCCGGAACCGCAGTTATGCAGGCTCATTCCGTGGGAATGCACGTTTACCGGATGGATATTGCTAATGCACTTTCTCAGGTAATGGGAGATGCCATTGAAAATATATATTATAAATCGGAAACAACACTTCCTTTCAAGGCGGAACTTGGACAGGAAAATGGATTTATCAAAGGTGGAAGTTCTGACAATATTGCTCAGGAATATGGCCTGAATTTTCATGTAGACTGGCTTAAAGGACAGAAAACCGGATTCTTTGTTGATCAACGTGAAAACCGCGCATTGCTGGAGAGATATGCCAGAGGACGATCTGTATTGAATATGTTCTGTTATACCGGTGGGTTCTCTTTTTATGCCATGCGTGGCGGGGCTAACTTAGTTCACTCTGTGGATAGCTCGGCGAAAGCCATCGATCTGACTAATAAGAATGTGGAACTTAATTTCCCTGGCGACACCCGCCATACGGCTTATGCGGAAGATGCGTTCAAATACCTGGATAGAATGGGGGATCAGTACGATCTGATTATTCTTGATCCGCCGGCTTTTGCCAAACATAGAGCCGCTTTACGCAATGCTTTACAGGGATACAAGAAATTAAATGCCAAGGCTTTTGAAAAAATCAAGCCGGGAGGGATTTTATTTACTTTCTCCTGTTCTCAGGTAGTAACCAAAGATAATTTCCGTACAGCAGTATTTACAGCTGCAGCCATGTCGGGCAGAAGTGTGAGGATTTTGCATCAGCTGACTCAGCCTGCCGATCATCCGGTGAATATTTACCATCCCGAGGGAGAATATTTAAAAGGTTTGGTTTTGTACGTGGAATAGCTTCTGATAAGATAAAATCTGAAACAGCATAATAAATAATGTTAATAAATTGATGATTTTTATCTGAATGTTATGTTGCGTAACATTAAACATGTATATTTGCACCATGTTTTTCATGGTATTAGATTTAAGGTTAACAAAGATTGGTTGTCGTGAGACAGCCTTTTTTTTTATAAATACCTCCCAATAGTCCCATCATCCAAAAATAAATCCTTATATTTGCTTCCTAGTCTTAAATAGGATTCAACGTGGATAATAAAGTAGAACTTAAGGTATTAAATATTTCCAATAGTCAGTTACAGGCAAATGCTTTTGCTTTGGTCCTGGAAGAAGTGGATGGACCTCGTCAGTTGCCTATCATAATTGGTTCCATTGAGGCACAGGCTATTGCTTTTAAGTTGAAAGGACTCAATGCTCCCCGTCCTTTTACGCATGATTTATTTGTTACTTTCTCAGAACATCTTCAAGCAAAACTAGAACAGGTAATTATTTATAAAGCGAAGGAAGGAATCTTTTATTCTTATCTCTTTTTTAATAGAGATGGAGAACAGTTTAAGATAGATTCCAGAACCTCAGATGCTATAGCCTTGGCTCTGCGTTTTGGATGTCCTATCTATACTACCGAACAGATTCTCAATACTGAAGGATATATTCCTGAGGTAGAAGAAGAAATAATAGAAGAACCCGAACAAAACACTACGCTTGAAGTATTAAAAGAATCCCTTGCGCAGGCAATTAAAGAAGAAAATTATGAACTAGCCTCTGCACTGCGCGATGAGATAAAGCGAAAGGAACAGAACAAATAACCGTTTAAATTCATAGATTACACTACAAAAAACAATGCATGTATTTTATACTCCCGATATTTCAGTCAATAACGAATTACCCGATGAGGAAGCCCAACACTGTATTCGTGTGCTTCGCCTTTCTCAAGGTGATGAGATTATGCTGACTGATGGACACGGCTCCTTTTATAAAGCAGAAATAAGTATGGCAAGCGGAAAGAAATGTTTTGTTTCCGTTATCGAAAGAATCCCTCAGGAAAAGCCATGGCCATGTCATTTACATATCGCAATGGCTCCAACTAAGAACATGGATCGCAATGAATGGTTTGCCGAAAAAGCTACAGAGATTGGCTTTGACGAACTTACTTTTCTTAATTGTCGTTTTTCAGAAAGAAAAGTAATTAAGAATGAGCGAATTGAAAAAATACTTATTTCTGCCATTAAGCAGTCTTTGAAAGCAACTCTCCCCCAATTGAATGAAATGACCGACTTCGACCGGTTCATATCTCGTGATTTCCCCGGACAAAAGTTTATAGCTCACTGTTATGAAGGCGAAAAGCCGTTGCTGAAAGACGCACTTCGGAAAGGAGAAGATGCATTGGTACTGATTGGACCAGAAGGAGACTTCAGTCCGGAAGAGGTGGAAAAGGCTCTTTCAAAAGGTTTTCAACCAATTAGTCTCGGAAAATCCAGACTGCGCACTGAAACAGCAGCTTTAGTGGCATGTCACACCCTGAATCTTATGAATCAATAACTTATATTTAAATACATATGAATAAATCAAAATTCTTTCTCAATTTATCAGTACTGTTAGTGGCAGTGCTGTTGCTGGGCTCATGTTCCAAGGATAAAGAATATACAAGAGTTATTCCCTCAAATGCTTCACTGGTAGTCTCCTTTGATGTTCAATCGATGATAAAGAAGAGTGGCTTGGCGAATAACAAAGAATCCATCGTGAAGAATATGACGAGTGTTCTGGGTAATGAAAAACTGGCAAAGATAGTTCAGAATCCTTCGGAAGCCGGTCTTTCTCTTGAAGAAAAAGCCTATATTTTCCTTACAGCCAACGAAGAACCTGTTGCTCTGTTTAAAGTATCTGATCAGGATAAACTCGAGGATGCCTTTAAGTTGATGCAGCAAAATGGAATTTGCGATGCAGTGGAGAGAAACGGTGACTTTTCGTCGGTTGCCCTTGGAGGATATGGAATTTGTGCATTCGACGCAAGCACTCTGATTGTGCTGCGGACTTCCAATGTCCATTCAATTCCCGTAAAAGAACAGGTTACAAAAATGATGGACCAAAGTGAGAAAATCAGTATTATGTCCAATAAAGGTTTTCAGAAATTGATGGAAAAGAAGAGCGATATCGGATTTTATGGTTCTTTTGCTTCTATGCCTCAGTTTACCTCTGCTTCCATGATGATGGGATTTCCGGAAGATGTGGATATGCGGGAAATGATGATGCTTGCTCAGATAAATTTTGAAGATGGAAAGATTGCTATCGAAGGAGAGTATTACACGGAAAATGAATCTTTAAAGGAGTATTTTAAGAAGCAGGCTGAAATGGGAGGGAAGATTAATCATACTTTCCTGAAACGTTTCCCTGTCTCTTCGTTGGCTTACCTTTCTACCAATGTGAAAGGTGACAAACTGTATGAAATGCTTGCCAAAAGTCCCGAGTTTAAAGGTCTGGTAAAAGATTCACGTCTCACTCCCGGATTTGATCTGAAGAAGAGTGTTACATCATTGAAAGGAGATGTTGCCATTGCACTTACAAATATTAGCGAAAGTGGAACTCCATCCATCCTGGCTTATGCTGATGTGAAAGATCCTTCGGCTGCCGGAATTGTCTACGCATTCAAAAAAGATTTTGATGAGGCTGGAATGACGATTGCCTCTTCGGGTAAGAATGAATATGTGGTAAAGACTAAAATGTTTCCTTCACCCATTCATTTTGGGGTGAGAGCAGACTATTTCTATTTAACTAATGACGACAATCTCTACAAGAATATAGGTAAGGATGTAACCAACTCGCTGGCCAATGCTAAATATGACTATCTAAAAGGTAACGCTAATGGTTATTTTGTTCTGGATATGGAAAATATCCTAAAATTACCTCTAGTGAATAATGCCTTTTCCCGCTTTGGTTCTCAAGGTGTGATGGCTCAAACCATGCTTTCAGGTTTCTCGTATGCGGAAGCATATAATCTGAACAATCAAAAGAGTGTATGTAACATCTATTTTAAAGATAAAAACCAAAATGTGCTTAAGCAACTCATTGCCGGATTAAGGCAGGTGATTGGTTAAAGCTGACTAAAATTGAAATGCATCAATGAATAACATTAGCTTACAGCAAACTTTACCGAATGTGTTTGCCGAACGTGATTCTATTGTTTCGGATGTTTGGAAAAAGAATCTGGAGTTCCGCAAAGGAGAAATTTATCTGATTGAAGCGGATTCCGGTACGGGAAAGTCCTCGCTTTGTAGTTATATCTATGGTTACCGGAATGATTATCAGGGAATTTTCAGTTTCGATAAGAATAGCATCCGGTCTCTTTCAGTTTCCAAATGGGTGGATATCCGGAAACACTCTCTGAGTATGCTTTTTCAGGATATGAGACTTTTTACGGAACTCACTGCTCTGGAGAATATACAATTAAAGAATAGTCTGACTAAGTACAAGTCCAGGCAGGAAATCGAGAATTTGTTTGAAGCGATGGGAATCGCTGATAAGTATGATTCTAAAGTGGGAAAACTATCTTTCGGACAGCAACAGCGCGTGGCGTTTATAAGATCTTTGTGTCAGCCTTTCGACTTTATATTCCTGGATGAACCTATTAGTCACCTCGATGAGACGAATGGTCAGATTATGGGTGAACTTTTGATGCAGGAAGTGAATAAACAGGGAGCGGGTGTTATTGTAACATCTATTGGTAAACATATTGAGTTGAACTACAATAAAATATTTAAGCTATGAAACTTGTTTGGAAACTTCTTCGTCAGCATATTAGTCTGGGCCAGTTGAGTGGCTTTTTCTTTGCCAATCTTTTCGGAATGATGATTGTGGCACTGAGTGTACAGTTTTATAAAGATATTGCTCCAATCTTTACTGATGGTGATAGCTTTATCAAGAAAGATTTTATTATCGTAACTAAAAAGATAAGCGCATTGGGCTCTATTACCGGAGCAAACAACTCTTTTTCGGAAGATGATATTAATGAAGTTAAATCTCAACCGTTTGCCCAGAATGTAGGTTCTTTTATGCCTTCTCAGTTCTCGGTCACAGCCGGATTTGGAATGGCGGAATCAGATTTTCATCTTGCTACAGAGATGTTCTTTGAATCCGTACCCAATGAGTTTGTGGATGTGAGCCTGGATAAATGGCATTTTGATGAGAATTCTCATACCATTCCTATTATTCTTCCCCGTAACTACCTGAATCTTTATAACTTTGGTTTTGCACAGGCTCGTCGTCTTCCAAAACTCTCTGAAGGATTGATGGGAATGATTAAGCTTGATGTTGTAATTAAGGGGAATAACCGGGTTGAAAAGTATAAAGGAAATATTGTAGGCTTTTCCAGCCGTTTGAATACGATTCTGGTTCCTGAGACATTTATGAATTGGGCAAACAAAGCTTTTGCTCCGGATAAGAAGCAACAATCTTCCCGATTGATTGTAGAAGTGAAGAATCCGGCTGATGAGAAGATTGCGCAGTTCTTTCAGAAGAAAGGGTATGAAACGGAAGATAATAAACTGGATGCCGGAAAGACCACCTATTTCCTGAAACTGATTACCGGTATTGTGCTGGCTGTGGGACTGTTGATCAGCGTTCTTTCATTCTATATATTAATGCTTAGCATTTATCTGTTGCTACAGAAAAATACCACCAAGCTGGAGAACCTCCTGTTGATAGGGTATAGTCCCGGACAAGTGGCCTTGCCTTACCAGATACTTACGCTGGGACTGAATTTCATAGTTCTGATTCTGGCCGTCTTATTGGTTTGCTGGACACGTACCTATTACATGGGT of the uncultured Bacteroides sp. genome contains:
- a CDS encoding 3'-5' exonuclease, with product MIVKRTITKEDISEMPKVSFEGKIIVICTEKDAQRAVAFLSNYPALGIDSETKPSFVKGKSHKVSLLQISTDDYCFLFRLNLIGLHKALIDLLENPSIVKVGLSLKDDFLALRKRVSFKQQNCIELQEFVKPFGILDKSLQKIYAILFGHKISKAQRLSNWEAETLSPSQQVYAATDAWTCLKIYNLLQELHQTGNYVKEEIVEPVIEEKEKEKE
- a CDS encoding class I SAM-dependent rRNA methyltransferase; this translates as MTYKKVYLKSGKEESLKRFHPWIFSGAISRFEGEPEEGEIVDIYTSKKEFIALGHFQIGSIAVRVLSFKQEEINLDFWVRKLEVAYDLRKGIGLAGNPTNNTYRLVHGEGDNLPGLIIDVYAGTAVMQAHSVGMHVYRMDIANALSQVMGDAIENIYYKSETTLPFKAELGQENGFIKGGSSDNIAQEYGLNFHVDWLKGQKTGFFVDQRENRALLERYARGRSVLNMFCYTGGFSFYAMRGGANLVHSVDSSAKAIDLTNKNVELNFPGDTRHTAYAEDAFKYLDRMGDQYDLIILDPPAFAKHRAALRNALQGYKKLNAKAFEKIKPGGILFTFSCSQVVTKDNFRTAVFTAAAMSGRSVRILHQLTQPADHPVNIYHPEGEYLKGLVLYVE
- a CDS encoding bifunctional nuclease domain-containing protein, with protein sequence MDNKVELKVLNISNSQLQANAFALVLEEVDGPRQLPIIIGSIEAQAIAFKLKGLNAPRPFTHDLFVTFSEHLQAKLEQVIIYKAKEGIFYSYLFFNRDGEQFKIDSRTSDAIALALRFGCPIYTTEQILNTEGYIPEVEEEIIEEPEQNTTLEVLKESLAQAIKEENYELASALRDEIKRKEQNK
- a CDS encoding 16S rRNA (uracil(1498)-N(3))-methyltransferase, with translation MHVFYTPDISVNNELPDEEAQHCIRVLRLSQGDEIMLTDGHGSFYKAEISMASGKKCFVSVIERIPQEKPWPCHLHIAMAPTKNMDRNEWFAEKATEIGFDELTFLNCRFSERKVIKNERIEKILISAIKQSLKATLPQLNEMTDFDRFISRDFPGQKFIAHCYEGEKPLLKDALRKGEDALVLIGPEGDFSPEEVEKALSKGFQPISLGKSRLRTETAALVACHTLNLMNQ
- a CDS encoding DUF4836 family protein is translated as MNKSKFFLNLSVLLVAVLLLGSCSKDKEYTRVIPSNASLVVSFDVQSMIKKSGLANNKESIVKNMTSVLGNEKLAKIVQNPSEAGLSLEEKAYIFLTANEEPVALFKVSDQDKLEDAFKLMQQNGICDAVERNGDFSSVALGGYGICAFDASTLIVLRTSNVHSIPVKEQVTKMMDQSEKISIMSNKGFQKLMEKKSDIGFYGSFASMPQFTSASMMMGFPEDVDMREMMMLAQINFEDGKIAIEGEYYTENESLKEYFKKQAEMGGKINHTFLKRFPVSSLAYLSTNVKGDKLYEMLAKSPEFKGLVKDSRLTPGFDLKKSVTSLKGDVAIALTNISESGTPSILAYADVKDPSAAGIVYAFKKDFDEAGMTIASSGKNEYVVKTKMFPSPIHFGVRADYFYLTNDDNLYKNIGKDVTNSLANAKYDYLKGNANGYFVLDMENILKLPLVNNAFSRFGSQGVMAQTMLSGFSYAEAYNLNNQKSVCNIYFKDKNQNVLKQLIAGLRQVIG
- a CDS encoding ATP-binding cassette domain-containing protein, producing the protein MNNISLQQTLPNVFAERDSIVSDVWKKNLEFRKGEIYLIEADSGTGKSSLCSYIYGYRNDYQGIFSFDKNSIRSLSVSKWVDIRKHSLSMLFQDMRLFTELTALENIQLKNSLTKYKSRQEIENLFEAMGIADKYDSKVGKLSFGQQQRVAFIRSLCQPFDFIFLDEPISHLDETNGQIMGELLMQEVNKQGAGVIVTSIGKHIELNYNKIFKL
- a CDS encoding ABC transporter permease, with translation MKLVWKLLRQHISLGQLSGFFFANLFGMMIVALSVQFYKDIAPIFTDGDSFIKKDFIIVTKKISALGSITGANNSFSEDDINEVKSQPFAQNVGSFMPSQFSVTAGFGMAESDFHLATEMFFESVPNEFVDVSLDKWHFDENSHTIPIILPRNYLNLYNFGFAQARRLPKLSEGLMGMIKLDVVIKGNNRVEKYKGNIVGFSSRLNTILVPETFMNWANKAFAPDKKQQSSRLIVEVKNPADEKIAQFFQKKGYETEDNKLDAGKTTYFLKLITGIVLAVGLLISVLSFYILMLSIYLLLQKNTTKLENLLLIGYSPGQVALPYQILTLGLNFIVLILAVLLVCWTRTYYMGVVSLLFPQLASGSILPAVVIGTTLFVVVSSMNIVAIRKKVQSIWMHKS